The following nucleotide sequence is from Trypanosoma brucei gambiense DAL972 chromosome 3, complete sequence.
ACAAACGGGACTGAACACCCTAAATTGTTGTTGGACTCACCgttctcgtttttttttctttctttttcctttattattctttACCCTTCCTTGTGGCATGTAATAATTACCGCGTCCACCCAAGCGGGCGCGTTGTATTGCATGAGAGTAGATATGTGGATCGATGCGATAACCTCTTCGAGCAATGTTCACGAACATCGCCCCTTTGTCATCCATTTCGATTTTCTCATCTTTTGATGGTCCTTTGGCCACAATGTTTGAGAACAAGTGCTGTGACTGAAAGCATCTGTAAACTACAAGGGAGTCTTAGCTGTGTCGTCCCTTTTCTCCCTACACCTATACAACTTCCTtgcatgttttcctttctacTCTTTCCTTGTCTGCTAGACGCATCAATGGGGAGGGAGGTTTCTTGGGCAGAGCTTCCACTTGTCGTGGATTTATCCGACGAACTGACGCCGTCGAGTCTCCGTCAAgcgcattggtacgttgacCTGCTTACCAATCCACCGCCGGCTCCGCACCCCTTCCGTACATTTCTTAGTGAAGTGGAAGCTATACGCTTTGCTGCGACCAAGCTGTCTTCCAAACACAGCGTTGACCCCAGTTTGGTAGATGTTGCTGAAACACCAGTGCAACAAATGTATCAGCAGCAACTCCCACCTTTGCATAGTAACGAGATTGCTGGCACCGTATCGTCTGCTGGGGAAGATATCACCGCAAGGGCGCTCCTGGAGGGTCTGCGTGAACGTCAAGGTCACTCGTTGGGGACCGCATTGCATCGGAGGTGGGTGCGCCTTCCGCAGGCATATCTTTCGTGGATGTCGCAACGGATTGCAGATGTCGTGTTGAGGTGCGTCATGCCACTTCTTGGGGGCGGCGAAGAGTACAGAATGGACAGTGATAAAGGAACCAAGGTGAGCGAGAGATATGACGTCCACGTGAGGTACTTCCCCTCCGTAACACATGACAGTGACTCACAAAACTTGTTCTGTGCGGAGATTGTGGTGCGGGATGTTGAACAATTGCAGCGTATAAATGACTCCGTGTCACTTCTGAGGGCGAAATATACCGCCGTGCGTGCCGAGGGCCAAACCCTGCAGAGTTCACTTGCCTTTTGGCGCAGTGTGGCCCTCGATGGGAGTACCGATGAACTCGAGGGAGTCAAAGGGGAATCTTATGGATGGGCAGGTGATGGAATTAGCGGTCACGCGGCGTTGAAACCTCCAGGTGGATTGTTTGGTGTTGAGGGTCATGGGGGTTGGCTGCAGCCCACAAGACGCCAGATGGGGCGAGGTGCCAATTCACAGCAAGGACGGGGAGCTGGTATTAGTAATTCACACGAGTCACCCGCACAAAGTGCTGCGGGACTTGTGGCAGTGTTTTATCTGTCTTTTAGTGGTGTGGCTTATGCAGGGGTTGTCTGTGGTGGTGCGGCTAGAAGAATATGCGCAACCGCGTCAATGACGGGTGCTGCTGGTGCTGAAGGACATCCATCTGGGACGGCACCAGATCGAACTGGTGAGACTGATGTTACTACTGTTAGTCACAAGGGGGAAGCGGGAGATGTGGAgcctgttttctttcttccttgctcTTCCGGTTCCAGTTTTGTGAGAGGGTTACTCGGTCTATAGGTATATGGCGAGAGGTTTTCAGCACCGATTTTTCTGCTGTTAGCTCATCATTTACGGCATGTGGTTGCTACTTTCCACCCATTTCCTTTTGACTTCTAGCACCTTCTTCAGGCAACAAAATGTTGTAAAGCGGCGTTGGGTACACAGGTAATGAAATTTTACTGTTTGTGAGGGTCTTTCATACATTTCCAGTTATTGGTTACCTCAAACACCTGACGCTCGTGTCAATGTTACACCCTCAATATGTGAGTGTTTCCACCCGTGTGCAACTGTGCATGATGTGTGGTTGATCCAATTGAACCGCCAATCTTCTTTCGTTCCCCCCTTTGCCTCCcgcatataaatatatattcctttaaccattttcctttccctttgtcTCAtcatatgaaaagaaagcaacacaaacaacaaacgGAACGCACTCTTATACCttagaagggggaaaactgTGTTTGACCGCTAAAGGTAACAAGACTAACAGCACActtctcttctttatttttctccgcAACCATGGCCATGTCTGGTGTTTCTGTTGCGGACGAGTGCGTCACGGCGCTCAATGATCTCCGCCACAAGAAGTCCCGCTACGTGATTATGCACATCGTTGATCAAAAGTCCATTGCCGTGAAAACTATTGGCGAGCGAGGCGCCAACTTTGATCAGTTCATTGAGGCCATTGACAAAAATGTGCCATGTTACGCTGCTTTTGACTTTGAGTATACCACCAATGACGGCCCTCGTGACAAATTAATTCTCATCAGTTGGAATCCCGATTCCGGAGCCCCACGCACGAAGATGTTgtacagcagcagccgcgaCGCTCTCGTGCCCCTCACGCAGGGTTTCCAGGGAATTCAGGCAAATGATGCATCGGGACTTGACTTTGAGGAAATCTCCCGCAAAGTGAAGTCGAACcggtaataataaaaaagaaaaatgtacgGCAGAAGGATGAtgggagaaaaggagaaaaggagcgGTGTGGAGTGAGGGAATGAACAAGGAGTGTGCaaatgagaaagaaaaaaaaaaataagcgaCGGGCAAAGGAAgaccaaaaaaataaaaaagaaaaagagaaggaaaaagaagagaggaaatcgGCAAAAACAGGGAAGGAATGGTGCGAAAATGAGaataggaaggaaaagaaaaataggagAGGGATCGAAAGTTCAAAGGAAATAGTAAAGGACTAAAATTCAGAAAACGGAtatgtttccttctttttttctttttcttttttttttttggtttgtctctcgtttatttttatatcaTTTGTTACATGAGTGATACCAGTCTTCACTACTGGAccattttctctcttatttttggttttgcagtttttttcttttcttttcttcctttctttaccgcactgctttttctttttgtccctATTCACGCTTTGTTTGCTAAATTAAGTTACATCACGCAGGCGTAAACTATGGCCACTGCTATCGTTACTTCTCTCGtcgtttattcatttatttaaattatgttgcaaaaaaaaattttaatgaaagaaacaaatacaagagaaagaagaggtgaaaaagaagagtgcaGGAAGGCCATCAGTTTTACGtgtctgtctgtctgtctgtgtgtgtgtgtgtttgttttgcgCGTGTGAAATGGACCAGAAttcaggaaaaggaggagaaagtaagagagagagaaaaaaaaaagaaaaaaaacaaaaatacaaaacaaaactgaAATCGAATGAATTTTTAGGCTTGCATTTGAAGCTCTTAAGCACCTCCAGCTTACTGCTATggcttctttatttatttatttactttttttacttttttttttttacctacCCGCCCCTCCACACAACcactcatttcttttgtttctcctctcattctgtgcatgaatatatacaaatataaatagtTGTATGTGTTTCTCATCTATTTGTATTTACTTGTCTTGTCTTTTTACAGTTGTTAAAATgtgttcccttcttttttttctttctttttgtattgttaATGTTCTGTGTTTTGTCTTATTTTATATCAAAGTGGGAAGGCTCACTTCACCGACAGGTTTATTTGTGCATATATTTGGAATATATAAAAGGATAAACCCTGCCAAAGGGAAGTGAGAGTAGTGTGTAGAAGCGAAAATAGCAAAGACAGAATAGGAGATATCCATTTGGAAAACACGAGTAAATTTAGGTAAAAGGGCTTTTGTGCGCGTTTTGTTccctccatctttttttttttcaaagaaaaaggaagacaaaaaagggaaaaagaaaggagggttgttgttgttgttgttgctgtcgttgtttcctttgctcATTGGATTTTAGGAACGAAGCAAtaggaagcaaaaagataCAAGTACCAGCACAGTGCGAGTGTGTTtttataaaacacataatatTCTCGTCATCTCCTTCGCTGTAGTCCACTTTGTCGACAGTAAACGGCATTAATTTTATTACTGCTGaagttattgttattattagcAGGCGTATTTCCGGTGTTGCAAGTTGCATTGCGCCActcaatcaatcaatcaatcaaacaaacaaacaaaaagtagcgacctttgtttttttttttcgtctacctcttcttttttttcctctttgtgtttgtgcgtgcgttTTGTGAGATCAAAAGAGTGCTTTGATCAAACGAATCGAAGTCCATTTAGGCAAAGTTAgtcaaggaagaaaaagcgcAGCATttagtacatatatatatatatattaatttaatttttttttttataaagaaggaatatttttgtatcttctttttttgtatttctccTCATTTCggattccatttttttttttcttttgggggCTGTAGCAGAGTTTAGGTAAGTTAGTTAGTACGTATATTAAACAGTAAGTGagtaaaaaaggggagaaaatagACTTCGGtaaatttatatatttatacatttatataGGGACAACAAAACAGAACCTGAACATAgtaatatcttttttttctttttgagcaAGTGGaacgaaaggaagaaataaagagaaaaagtaaggtctttattattgttgttgttgctgtcatCCACAGTAGTATTAATAGTAAAATTACTAGGGAATTGTAAGCTATTTGTTAAACGCCCGTTTGATCAATCGTTTTATACCCCATTTCCCTTCTTTGTAGAGTTTGACAGCCTAGTTTCTTTGAAACCTGTTCTGTTTAATCTTTCGTGGGCTTTattactttactttacttttttttttttttagtttctcAACTTGGAAAtcaaagatatatatatttatatatatatatctttgggTCACCCGTTTTAAAgggtgctgttgttattattgttattattaagctgttattttcgtttccGCTGTCACTCGTTTACAAAGTTACGGAGCGCCACGTGACACcgtctcttcatttttgttttctgttactgtgataatatttattataattgttgttgttgttttttttgttgttgttggcgtGCCACTAACCAACTGAgtaagtgagtgagtgagtgtgagtgtgagtgtgtgcgtgtgcgtgtgcgtgttttgagtttgtttttgtgtgattGACGGGTCGTAATGTTCGTTCGGAAATTTCAGGGAGAAATCCTCAAAAAGGAGGGGCATGAACCACCAAAAGGGGATAAAGCACAGGGATCTCACTCAATGAGTTTAACAACTTCTTTTGTGGATCCGGAAAACGCGAAGCGCGAGCGACCGGTTGTGGATGTCTCAACTCCGTATAATCCACTGGATGAGACGCATCAAATACGAAAATTGGGAGTACAAAAACTCGCTATTGGGTTCCTTTCACTCAACGGTTTCACAGGTGCACACGAGGAGGTACCTTACACGGATTCCATGAGTACATACGAATGCGTGAGGTACGGTATGATAGGCCTCAATGTGTGGTTCGCAAACTTTTTCTTGGTTCGCGCGGGTAATTCCGGTTCACCTGTAGGACATCCACGGACACGGTTTGCGTGGAACATAGCGTTTTTAATGGGAATTATACGAGTGAACTTGGCGGGTATTGTTGGAATTGGTGGGTACTTTTACTCGTATGAATGGCTCTATACCCATGGGCCGGCGATGTTCCGTATTAAAGATCCCTCCCCAAATGCGTATAAGCGGGCATGGGATGAGGGTCAAAGTTGTTACTTGTCTCGTGCAGCCGCTTGCATTTTCCCGCCGCTCGGCTACACCATCTTTATGGGGCGCTGGAAGAAAACCGCTTTTTGGTTTGTCTTCACACTGGCGATGAGTATGCAGTATGAATATGCGCGGCATTACATTCTTCCTGGTATGCGGTTGTTTTATAGCTTTCAGGCGAACCGAGAGACGCAGCGGCAGGCAAATTGGGGTTCACTCGCTCCCGTATTGGAACATCGTGTGGATCCTGATACCAATCGTAATGCAAGCGTGGCAGCGTCGCGGTATATGCGTATTACTCAAGGTCCACTTCAGGATACTATTTGGGCTAATGCAACGCATGAGAATTTACCTTTCCACCGCTACGGTATGAAGCTGCCAAACCCGTATTATAACTGGCAGAAGGCACCGCAGGGGTACAATAGCAAGCCATATCGTTTCAAGAATGATTTATGGGACCTGCCAAATGTATTGAACACATCTAAAGCAAATTTTCGTATCTAAAAAAGAACATTTTGGTGGGAGGATATATTTGGTGTGCaggtgtgtgtatatgtgtgtgtttatgtgggTAAATATAGCggtttctttcctcatccttcccttttgtaccttttcctcctttcattttttgttttgcaacctctcattttttttttgtttttctttctttttctttttttttttgccttcggAGAGGCGAGACGGTTGCGCacaaaggggaggaaaggaTCTACTTGTTCCGGTTGAAACTGTGGaagttttcttttacttcgtatattattattattgttattatttcatCGAGCTTGGCTCCTTTACACTCCTTGGTTTGTatatttttcgtttcgtgGAAGGTGGGTTGTAAATGTATGATGAAGGAACGATCGtaagcaacaaaacaaataaaaaaaagaaaaaaaaggtgaaggacagaaaagaaaggcggggagaagggttggcggtggtggtggtggtggaaacTGTAGATGACGTTTATTTGAACGCCATGTTGCTGTAAATGTAGAATGGCAACAGAAGTTTCTTCCCAGTTTCACCATCCCAATCTttacttcttcttctttcctgtttatttatttatttattttgctgcTTGCTTGAATctactttatatatatacactttttttttaaaagtgatGTGAAGGGGGAATGCAAAAGGTGATGGGAGGATGGAGGAAGGGGGATAACTGCAATAATAAGACTGCAGCGTCGTAGGCCTGTGGTGATGTGAAGTAGGAAATTCGTGCGagtggaagaaaggaaaaactaaatcaaacgagaaaaaaaaagacaaaaaatatgACGTGAGGGTGCCTGGGGGTGAGGTGGGGGAAGCAGatcgattttttttctttcgtgcgtgtttatgtgtgtgtgtgtgtgtgttaatgTGCCTACGGTGCAGCAGAGCCATCTTTAAAGCGTTTTGAATCTGCGGCGGCTGGTTCCTGAATTATGTGCGTAACAGTAACTATAGATGCATTTTGTAGTGTCGCGTGCAATTTTCGATGTGCCGTGTGGTGAACTGTTCGTGTgttctcgtttttttttttattaactGTCCTTGCGGCACTGGAATGTTATTGCCgcatatatttgtatgtttatttattgagtcgttgcttgctttttctacttttattaattttattatttccccGGGGGCCACAACTGGTGTAGCAGTCAAGGGATTTACATACCAAGTACTTACAGGAGAGTAACTGTACCGATAGATATTCATATTTGCAGATAGATAAGAGTTAGGACACGTAGGTATTGGATATATAACATAGAAGAGGagcaagaaaaagggggggaaaaaagaaaaaaaaaaagggaagggaagagaagggagATTACTGTTCATCCCGTTACGAGTCTCATTTCGGTGGTTTCTATTACCAACCCGTTTAATGGCATGTGATGATTCGACGAAGCGCAATGCCGCAGCCGTCAATCGTCTTCTCCAAAAGACTCGAGCTGCAACGGCCCCTAATAGTCAGTGGTTAAATTCCATAACACGGAGGGAAGATGGAACACTGTCGAATGAGTTGCACCTCAGCAACCAACAGCGCCTCGCCTGCGAAATGGGCGTATTTCCTAAAGGCCGCTTCGGTGATGTAGAAATAGAAGAGGAGAATCCCCAGCGCTCATGTCATGCGTTAGCTCAGAGGCGTGCGCGACATGAGTGGAAAACTGATGAGGAGGCAAAACGGCGGCTGCAAATTGGCCGCGGCGAAGTGTGCAATAAACGGGAACTTCGTGCGGCAGCGCGGCGGGAGGCGGCGATTCTTCGTTATGAAATGACTCTTCCCAGGCGGCGTGTGGTTGGACATCTTTCGCATTTAATGCCAGCACAAGCGGATGCGTCACTTGCTGTTCCAACTGAAGGCGCTGCTGATGCTCTCGTGGAAAAGGGATGTGGCCGCTGGGTTTTACATAATTCCTACCGACAGCAGCTTCTGCATGGAGAGCCCGTCATGACGAGGATTATGCGTGGAGAGTTTTATGAAACCAAACCTCCTCcacagaggaaaaagaaggtttGGGCTGCAGGAAAGCGGCACGTCCGTATGACCAGCGAAGTAAACCGTTTAATGAACACAGGAGGGTGGTGTCgataaacgaaaaaaaaaagaggatggaTGAGGTtatggagggggggggaaaatcAATCCTCCAAGGGATTGCATATGGTGGTTAGTATTACATTCTTGTGCAGTCCTTTCCTCGCAATTTTgcttaatatatatatatttctttccctGCGTGCGCTCTCCtagttcttcttcatttcctatCATGAAAATGAGAAATGTTCATAGATGCAAATTGCGCCCCGTTGAATTTCACCGCTaaggcatttttttttcttttgcggcCCAGTGTTTTTggtcccttcttcttttttcttcatcagCATGCCATGGTAACTCACTTGCCGCTAGATTTGGTGTACGTTTGCGACATGATTTTAATTAATTTTCCCcttaatttttattgtttttttttcatttttgtcacTTGCACGGAGTCGTCACCAACAggccccctctttttttctttccattaccCCTCTTTTCGGTAAAATACCATCCCACTTCAGGTTCGGATGGTGGCACGTAGATTCATTcctaaccttttttttttcacgagTGAGTGTCGCTAATTCTtgccttttcacttttttttataaaaaaatctctttaaaaaaaaaatttgttaTCTCGCATGGTCATGATTGTGATTACTGTTGTTTCATAATTTTACAtcccattttttctttatttttccttttatttttttatttttttatgttgATTTACTTTAGATTTCTTTGCTTGTTATAACGGTCTGGAAGTGAGCCCTGGGAAGTGAGAAGCAGGGAAGTGTTTACGCACATCCtcttacacatatatttgtacaatataaatataaatatatatatatatataatagtGTAGAGCAAGGTTAGTGTAAAGTaggtatatatttttttttgtagtggCATGTTGAGGCTTATCAACAGAGGAAACAAGCGGTGTGATGAGCCATGGTCACCTCTCTTTTATCCACTTCAACCATGCCTTATTGTAATACGTGTTGGCCGTGCCGCCATCTCATCAGTTGCATCCAGAAAACTTTGCGTGGCGCTCTCACCACGTCTCTTAGGTGAAGGTATCGCTTCCAATGTTTCCCTTAGCAGCCGTGTGCAGCGGGAGGCTTTTTATTATGTAGTTTCATACCTTTCGCTTCGTCGCCCTGTACTCATTGCATGGCCAGTGGAAAAAGTGCTGTGGATTATTGGGCGAAATGCTTCAGGTTCAGTAAGTGGTACTACCACAAATATAATGTCACGTTTAGCAGGGCAACCCCTCGTGCGGCAGGTGACGGCAGTGGCACTTCATGGCGGAATCGCCTCCaccgccgctgccgttgttgtGCAAATTGGCGGTCGaagttttgtgttgttgcgGCGAGCCATCACGGACTCGAGTTTTTCAAAGTTGTCTCTCCAACAATATTGTCATGATGTTGTTACGATTCTCGCATCCGCTGGCGTGTCTGTAGCGGGTGGAGGTGTCGGGGCAGTTGTTGGTGGTTTTATTCTTCCGGGTATTGGAACCGTAATTGGATGTATTGTTGGATCTTTTGGTGGTGGACTTGTGCCTTACGCTTTACGAGACGAGGGACCCgagaagaagcaacaacaaatggcGCAACATTGTTACAATCCAACTCGGCCACTTAAAATATTGGAGGAAGATGATGGTTGGCTCTATATTACAGACTGTACTGGGGATTCGCAGTATATGTTTTACGACCAAATGGGGGGTGGGGAAACAAAATCTATTTTAGAGGAGGATGGCGCTGTCAGTGGTGTAAAGGTCGAGAATTGTGATGTTGACGGAAGCGACGATAGTGTTGGAAGTGAGTGGGAAGATGTAAAGGACGCAGATTCGTAGTAGTTGAGCAAacggtttttcttttttcgaaGTTTATGTTGTTCGTGTTTATATGGAAGGATGCGGACGCTGCCGgagttttcccttctttttcttgcaaTAGTTCCGACTtttaatgataacaatagttattgttttcattcAGTTTTCCATCTCACCTAAGCACATagacacacatatatatatatatatatatatatatgcaaatgcaCGAGGGAACGTATTATTTTATTAACTTTATTGCTTAGCAGGTGTTGCCATTGCGGAGAGGGGGAACAACGAATACGGGTATAAAGCAAAGAAATGCATGAAGGGAGATGAGGTTGGGaactttttacttttttttttcactttttcagCATTTGACTGCGTATCCATGATGGCATTTCTTGATGACGCTATGGTTTGTCCCTCTTTATTTAATTCAGTTTGCTTTAGTCCTTCACTctccactttctttttcccttctttttttttaaaaaaaatgtttcatAGGTATCACCATATCCCTTCTGCGTACCCGCAATTGTTGTGCGTATTTTCCTaatttattccctttttctttttctttttgtttttctcttttttcccttttctttatcttttttacttACGTGAAATCGTTGAAATTATGTActgttccctcctttttgtatggcgttaaataaatatataaatatatatatatatatatatatatatatatatatatatgcacccGTGTTTATGTGGATATGTGTAAAGTGTTGGTCTTCTTTCATgttacaatttttttttctttttctctttcctccgttttgttgcttttctcaTTGCTTATGATGCTTAATTGCATCTTAAATTATATAACTTAATTGCCCGTACATTTGCAGCATGTTGGGAGGCGGAAGAGGTGTGTGGGGAAAAATATGATGCGGATGCTGAGAATTTTGGTTATGGTGGTGATATAAATATGGAAGAAGTCACATcagttgctgtttttgtgttatATCGTATCATATAATAtcgtattttgtttgtttgtttgatttacctatttattattattattattattattttcttttgaaaaaaaggaaattttAATTATGCACAGTTTTGTCGACttctctcctgttccttttctctctctccttcccATACGCAGGCAcatttctattttattttttgcaaaaaaaaagctcaTTTATTTGAGCATTCAgacttttcattttccctcctATTTGTCGCATACGAGAAactgtgtttgtatgtgtcgtcttttacttttatgtgCTTCctaattgttgttgtttgcttaAAACCCTCTTCATTAATTCATTCATCATGTTTTAACACATcctatttttcccccttgttttttttgttctttacaTGTGGAATGAGTAAGTTCACCATCACCCctttttttagaaaagacaaaaaaaaagaaaagaagaaaagaaattacaCCTTATAATATAAAACATCCGTGTACACAAATACCGAAATATATACTAATTTTGTTAGAAAGCTaacaaaaacgaaggagaaacgaacgaacaaacaaacaaaccaaaaagaaGAGTGTACACGGGGAAGGGAATAAATAATATTCActtggaaaaggaggagtttGCAAcgcaccttcccttttccctcgcGTTGTtacgcaaaaacaaaaaaaaaacaaaaagaaccaGTGGATCAGGTGACCACGTCATCATTAAATTTCATCAACCATATAAACTCcattgcatatatatatagagtgAAATTACACTTCACAACTATTTACCTCAGTTGTGTTTTCACCTCATGTCCTCCGCTAATTCCATCCACTCAGAGGATGTGTCCCTTAGAGTCTCTGATGACAAATGTTCCCCCGCAGAAGCTGTGCGCGAATATATCAACGGCCTTCCCAAAGTTTTTGAAGAAGACTCGATGGCGCGAGGTGCGGACGGTGTGGTACATATCAGCGAGGAGCTGTCGCGACTTAATCGTGCAGATCTGAAACAATTTGCTTTGAGACAATTCCTTCGTTGCGAAGAATTACTTCATGAACTGCTTGATCAGGAAGTAGTACTTGGGGAAACGGTGGATGATCTGCAATCTGTTAGAGAAATGATGGAGgagcgtgaggaggaggCTGAGGCACTGCGGGCACAACTGCAGCGTGCGGATGAATCCAAGGAGACGCTCCTCCGTGAGAAGGCAAGTGCATTGCGTCGCC
It contains:
- a CDS encoding cofilin/actin depolymerizing factor, putative, with amino-acid sequence MAMSGVSVADECVTALNDLRHKKSRYVIMHIVDQKSIAVKTIGERGANFDQFIEAIDKNVPCYAAFDFEYTTNDGPRDKLILISWNPDSGAPRTKMLYSSSRDALVPLTQGFQGIQANDASGLDFEEISRKVKSNR